A window of Magnetococcales bacterium contains these coding sequences:
- a CDS encoding tetratricopeptide repeat protein, protein MPNTFASVLKEHQRGDLERALKGYQDILGGEPNHLGALTNLAMIWHVKRRSKDAEHTLRHALAIDPHHVEALNGLGVVLSAQKRFDEAAQAYRICVAQDPGHDLAWHNLGLAYSRLEEMEQAVAAFARALSLAPNRGDTLTQFIFHKLQICSWDERLDRAITRLGAMIHQNAGDIDPYLLVFICQNPAELQKAARNHSKRLVTAITPLPPRCVPPSMPRQRVHVGYLSADFHQHATSVLAAELFESHDRDRFQISAYSVGPEDHSPLRDRLYRAFDHFFDGGHLSDEALAEKIRQDGIDILVDLKGYTRDARPRVLALRPAPLQVNYLGFPGTMGARFMDYIIADTIVLPPEHEPFFDEHPIRLPHGYQVNDSHRPIAPDPLSRRQAGLPERGMVFCCFNQSAKITPEFLTLWLRLLQRIPESVLWLLAFHPYAMKRLHAMVASCGIDPQRVIFAPRLPLAQHLARYRLADLFLDTLPCGAHTTASDALWGGCPVLTCLGSTFPGRVAASLLIHLGLPQLVTTSLADYERLAMTLAQDHRQRQQLRHRLHQLVPESPIFNGRIFAGHLEQGFLEAWKRHRQHQPPAPIFIQASMTASSNHPLRGTMKVNPGTLLSPIRTFECPLPERTDFGILPAV, encoded by the coding sequence ATGCCGAACACCTTTGCCAGCGTCCTGAAAGAGCATCAACGCGGCGATCTGGAACGTGCCCTCAAGGGGTATCAGGACATTCTTGGTGGAGAACCGAACCATTTGGGGGCCTTGACCAACCTGGCCATGATCTGGCATGTCAAACGCCGATCAAAAGACGCGGAACACACCCTGCGCCACGCCCTCGCCATCGATCCCCACCATGTCGAAGCCTTGAACGGTCTTGGCGTGGTCCTTTCGGCGCAAAAACGTTTCGACGAGGCGGCCCAGGCCTATCGTATCTGCGTCGCCCAGGATCCGGGCCACGACCTGGCCTGGCACAACCTGGGGCTGGCCTACTCCAGACTGGAAGAGATGGAACAGGCGGTTGCCGCCTTCGCGCGGGCGCTGTCCCTCGCCCCCAACCGCGGCGATACCCTGACCCAGTTTATTTTCCACAAACTGCAAATCTGCTCCTGGGATGAACGCCTGGATCGGGCCATCACCCGTCTCGGCGCCATGATCCACCAGAATGCCGGCGACATCGATCCCTATCTGCTGGTATTCATCTGCCAAAATCCTGCCGAACTGCAAAAAGCGGCGCGCAACCACAGCAAACGCCTTGTGACTGCGATCACCCCGCTTCCGCCCCGCTGCGTCCCTCCTTCCATGCCTCGGCAACGGGTGCATGTCGGCTATCTTTCGGCGGACTTTCACCAACATGCCACCAGTGTCCTGGCGGCGGAACTGTTCGAATCGCACGATCGCGACCGGTTCCAAATCTCGGCCTATTCCGTGGGGCCCGAAGATCACAGTCCCCTGAGAGATCGTCTGTACCGCGCCTTCGATCATTTTTTCGACGGCGGTCACCTGTCCGACGAAGCCCTGGCCGAAAAAATACGCCAGGATGGCATCGACATTCTGGTGGACCTCAAAGGGTACACCCGCGATGCCCGACCACGAGTCCTGGCCCTGCGTCCCGCTCCCCTCCAGGTCAACTATCTGGGATTTCCAGGGACCATGGGGGCCCGCTTCATGGATTATATCATCGCCGACACCATCGTCCTGCCCCCCGAACATGAACCCTTCTTCGACGAACACCCCATCCGGCTACCGCACGGCTACCAGGTCAACGATTCCCACCGCCCAATCGCCCCGGATCCCCTGTCCCGCCGCCAGGCAGGGTTGCCCGAGCGGGGAATGGTCTTTTGCTGTTTCAATCAAAGCGCCAAAATCACCCCGGAATTTCTGACCCTGTGGCTGCGGCTGCTCCAACGAATCCCCGAAAGCGTCCTGTGGCTGTTGGCGTTTCACCCCTACGCCATGAAGCGGTTGCATGCCATGGTCGCGTCCTGCGGTATCGACCCCCAACGGGTGATTTTTGCCCCCCGCCTCCCCCTGGCGCAACATCTTGCCCGCTACCGCCTGGCCGATCTGTTCCTGGACACCCTTCCCTGCGGCGCCCACACAACCGCCAGCGATGCCCTGTGGGGGGGGTGTCCCGTCCTGACATGCCTGGGATCCACCTTTCCCGGTCGCGTGGCGGCCAGCCTGCTCATTCACCTGGGATTGCCGCAACTGGTCACCACCAGCCTGGCCGATTATGAACGCCTGGCCATGACGCTGGCCCAGGACCATCGACAACGACAACAACTGCGTCACCGCCTGCACCAGTTGGTCCCTGAAAGCCCAATCTTCAACGGACGTATCTTCGCCGGACATCTGGAGCAGGGATTTCTTGAAGCCTGGAAACGCCACCGGCAACACCAACCCCCTGCCCCCATTTTCATCCAGGCATCCATGACAGCCTCCTCGAATCATCCTTTAAGAGGTACCATGAAAGTCAATCCTGGCACACTTCTTAGCCCGATCCGCACTTTCGAATGCCCGTTGCCAGAACGGACCGATTTTGGCATACTACCTGCGGTTTGA
- a CDS encoding multidrug effflux MFS transporter translates to MPATASAPPPATTLPGIGQREFVALIALMSSMVALSIDVMLPALEIIGHDLGTTDPNDNQMVISFLFFGFSVGQLFFGSLSDSIGRKPTIFAGLTLFMTGCLMAALAETYATLLMGRFLQGVGVASPRTVSIALVRDLYTGRRMARIMSLVMTVFILVPVLAPALGQGLLAIGSWRILFAVLLLLALIVLAWFGLRHPETLPPEKQRPFSLRQLAATVNNTCHNRITLGYTLAMGMIFGAFIGYLVSVQQILQKQYALEERFPVYFGLLALCVGAATVTNARLVMKWGMQRLVRGALILMTTIATGVLLLLVTQGTALPLGGWLAWGGSSLFCMGILFGNLTALAMEPMGHHAGVAASVVGSLSSLISLSLGSGIGQMYDGTVMPLVGGFVLSGLGALGMVQWTERHRIRTEP, encoded by the coding sequence ATGCCCGCCACCGCCTCCGCCCCACCACCCGCCACCACGCTCCCCGGAATCGGCCAGAGAGAATTTGTCGCCCTGATCGCGTTGATGAGTTCCATGGTCGCGCTCTCCATCGATGTCATGTTGCCCGCCCTGGAAATCATCGGCCATGATCTGGGGACAACCGATCCCAACGACAATCAAATGGTCATCTCCTTCCTGTTTTTCGGGTTCTCGGTCGGACAACTGTTCTTCGGTTCCCTGTCGGACAGCATCGGACGCAAACCGACAATCTTCGCCGGCCTGACCCTTTTCATGACAGGGTGTCTCATGGCCGCGCTCGCGGAAACATATGCGACCTTGCTCATGGGACGGTTCCTTCAGGGCGTCGGCGTGGCCAGTCCACGTACCGTCTCGATCGCCCTGGTCCGTGATCTCTATACCGGACGCCGGATGGCCCGGATCATGTCGCTGGTGATGACGGTGTTCATCCTGGTCCCGGTCCTCGCCCCCGCCCTGGGACAGGGACTCCTTGCCATCGGCAGTTGGCGGATTCTCTTCGCCGTGCTGCTGCTCCTGGCCCTGATCGTCCTGGCGTGGTTCGGTCTGCGACATCCGGAAACCCTGCCCCCGGAAAAACAGCGCCCGTTCTCCCTCCGGCAACTTGCCGCAACAGTCAACAACACCTGCCACAACCGCATCACCCTGGGCTATACCCTGGCGATGGGGATGATCTTCGGCGCCTTTATCGGCTACCTGGTGTCGGTGCAGCAAATACTGCAAAAACAATATGCCCTGGAAGAACGGTTTCCGGTCTACTTCGGACTCCTGGCCCTGTGCGTCGGAGCGGCGACGGTGACCAATGCCCGCCTCGTCATGAAATGGGGCATGCAACGTCTGGTCCGGGGCGCCCTCATCCTGATGACCACCATCGCAACAGGCGTCCTGCTGTTGCTGGTGACTCAGGGAACCGCATTGCCCCTGGGCGGGTGGCTGGCGTGGGGGGGAAGCAGTCTGTTCTGCATGGGAATACTCTTCGGCAACCTGACGGCACTGGCCATGGAACCAATGGGCCATCATGCAGGCGTTGCCGCAAGCGTCGTCGGTTCCCTCTCCTCGTTGATCTCCCTGTCGCTGGGATCCGGAATCGGCCAAATGTACGATGGCACCGTGATGCCACTGGTCGGTGGTTTCGTCCTGTCGGGTCTGGGGGCACTGGGAATGGTGCAATGGACGGAACGCCACCGGATCCGGACAGAACCATAG
- a CDS encoding DUF2335 domain-containing protein: MFCLCPEIDYFHLVPDSPRAQIAHAWFATGHEIMKAMDQFEHEQKAAAGQSSTGKPSYRVRSGVANHEVRPPSRELVHANISFEGPIPPPRIMEKYEELVPGSADRILRMAEKSVDFQHSMTRDALSLQANDTRRGQWFAFLVAFGALVAGVIAIPTGNPGTGAAIISTTLAGGIGTFIISRRNDDPPETPRRDDSQG; the protein is encoded by the coding sequence GTGTTCTGCCTTTGTCCGGAAATCGACTATTTTCACCTTGTTCCCGATTCCCCACGCGCCCAGATTGCCCATGCCTGGTTCGCCACGGGCCATGAGATCATGAAGGCGATGGATCAGTTTGAACATGAGCAGAAAGCGGCGGCAGGCCAATCTTCCACGGGCAAACCTTCCTATCGTGTCCGTTCGGGTGTTGCCAACCATGAAGTCCGGCCACCATCCCGGGAGCTGGTCCATGCGAATATCAGTTTCGAAGGCCCCATTCCGCCTCCGAGGATTATGGAGAAATACGAGGAACTTGTTCCAGGTTCCGCGGATCGTATTCTTCGCATGGCGGAAAAGTCTGTCGATTTTCAGCATTCGATGACAAGAGACGCCCTGTCGCTTCAGGCGAACGATACCCGAAGGGGCCAATGGTTTGCCTTCCTGGTTGCCTTTGGCGCCCTTGTGGCTGGAGTGATTGCCATCCCGACGGGCAACCCTGGAACGGGGGCTGCGATCATTTCCACGACATTGGCCGGTGGAATCGGAACTTTCATCATCAGCAGGAGAAATGACGACCCTCCCGAGACGCCCAGGCGCGACGATTCACAGGGGTAA
- a CDS encoding DUF1640 domain-containing protein, which translates to MAIATFDTLEFVASLESSGFTKEQSKGMVNAFKKAQDVQLKELAATKGDLKELGMRMDAKFEKELAPIRADLLLIKWMLALVITATVLPALKMFFPN; encoded by the coding sequence ATGGCCATTGCCACCTTTGACACTCTTGAATTTGTCGCGTCTCTTGAATCGTCCGGCTTCACCAAGGAGCAATCCAAGGGGATGGTGAACGCCTTCAAGAAGGCGCAAGACGTTCAATTGAAAGAACTGGCGGCTACCAAGGGTGATCTGAAGGAACTGGGGATGCGCATGGATGCCAAGTTTGAGAAAGAACTGGCCCCCATACGCGCAGACCTGTTGCTCATCAAATGGATGTTGGCCCTGGTGATCACGGCAACCGTGCTCCCCGCATTGAAGATGTTCTTTCCGAATTGA
- a CDS encoding DUF433 domain-containing protein: MCGGTPIIKGTRVTLRTILASLEDGCTPKDIVAGFPSVGVEDIRAVIAFAAASAREDMPTPGVTPVNRRAWASREGRHFSC; the protein is encoded by the coding sequence ATCTGCGGTGGCACACCGATCATCAAAGGCACCCGTGTCACCCTGCGCACCATCCTGGCCAGTCTGGAGGATGGTTGCACCCCCAAGGACATAGTGGCGGGATTCCCCTCGGTGGGGGTGGAGGATATCCGCGCCGTCATCGCCTTCGCCGCTGCCTCCGCCAGAGAAGACATGCCCACACCGGGGGTTACCCCTGTGAATCGTCGCGCCTGGGCGTCTCGGGAGGGTCGTCATTTCTCCTGCTGA
- a CDS encoding TIGR03032 family protein, with protein sequence MNTPENESPPTLSIKGSRLFTRWLQGEQVSLAFTTYQAGKIFFIGIKPDGNLSVFERSFDRCMGLAVQQRTLWLATRHQLWRFVNILDPGQLHEGHDALYVPMASHTTGDIDVHDMAIMNDQTPVFAVTLFNCFASLGHDHSFRPFWMPPFINRLAAEDRCHLNGLALDETGHPRYATLVRRSNVVEGWREDRIGAGVLMDVVTNEILCEGLSMPHSPRWHRGRVWLLNAGTGEVGSVDPDTKTFQPLAFCPGFLRGLAFVGNHAVIGMSKPRHNSTFNGLPLNERLEKERIQPRCGLQVVHTTTGDASHSLILEGVVEELYDVATLPGIRQPMALGMKTNEIDHILRIDELKPLC encoded by the coding sequence ATGAATACCCCTGAGAACGAGTCGCCCCCGACACTGAGCATCAAAGGTTCCCGTCTGTTCACACGCTGGTTGCAGGGAGAACAGGTCAGTCTGGCCTTTACCACCTATCAGGCGGGAAAAATATTTTTCATCGGCATCAAACCGGACGGCAACCTGTCGGTCTTCGAACGCAGTTTCGACCGATGCATGGGATTGGCCGTCCAACAACGAACCCTGTGGCTCGCCACCCGCCATCAACTGTGGCGTTTTGTCAACATTCTCGATCCCGGCCAGTTGCACGAAGGTCATGACGCCCTGTATGTCCCCATGGCAAGCCACACCACCGGCGATATCGATGTTCATGACATGGCCATCATGAACGATCAGACCCCGGTCTTTGCCGTAACCTTGTTCAATTGTTTCGCCAGCCTGGGTCATGACCATTCCTTCCGCCCCTTCTGGATGCCACCGTTCATCAACCGTCTGGCGGCGGAAGACCGTTGCCATCTTAACGGCCTGGCGTTGGATGAAACCGGACACCCTCGTTACGCCACCCTGGTGCGCCGTTCCAACGTGGTGGAAGGGTGGCGGGAAGACCGGATCGGCGCCGGAGTGCTCATGGATGTCGTCACCAATGAAATCCTGTGCGAAGGTCTGTCCATGCCGCATTCTCCCCGCTGGCATCGCGGACGGGTATGGCTGCTCAATGCGGGCACGGGAGAGGTGGGATCCGTCGATCCGGACACAAAAACATTTCAACCCCTGGCCTTTTGTCCCGGCTTTTTGCGTGGTCTTGCCTTTGTGGGCAATCATGCGGTCATTGGCATGTCCAAACCACGCCACAACAGCACCTTCAACGGCCTGCCATTGAATGAACGGTTGGAAAAAGAACGGATTCAGCCCCGTTGCGGTCTCCAGGTCGTTCACACCACCACCGGCGACGCCTCGCACAGCCTGATTCTCGAAGGAGTCGTCGAGGAACTCTATGACGTGGCCACACTGCCCGGAATACGGCAACCGATGGCGCTGGGAATGAAAACGAATGAAATCGATCATATCCTCAGGATCGATGAACTCAAGCCCCTCTGTTGA
- the parE gene encoding DNA topoisomerase IV subunit B encodes MTYNASHIEVLEGLEGVRRRPGMYVGGTDLKALHHLVAEILDNATDEVVAGHADRIDVLLSRSGSIAVQDNGRGIPVDPHPRYPDTSALEIILTRLHAGGKFHNKAYATSGGLNGVGISVVNALSSHTEVTVERDGHCWRQTFSKGVPSSPLIEVGPTKKRGTRVEFLPDVGIFPDVAFHVERILEMCCAKAYLNRGVRIHLTVEETGVGHEFHYPGGVRDYMDQWLAEKSFVIDKKFSGNVDQQGEGTNPLRLEWAMAWTHEEKGRILSYCNTIPTPDGGTHEAGLRSALLRGIREYAETRNLLPKGVAIIADDIFDGLWAIVSLFIHEPEFSGQTKEKLAAAWVARPVESVIKDHLDHWLHGDVEQATRLVTVIADRAQERQNRRKDLNAVKRKTATTRLTLPGKLTDCSVGDSSQSELFIVEGDSAGGSAKQARNRFNQAVLPLRGKILNVEQANLEKFEKNSEIQSLITAIGTGFGQRFDLGGLRYGRIVIMTDADVDGAHIASLLLTFFFRFMFPLIENGHLYLAQPPLYRLTCGADSWYALDDAEKEVVIARIHKKKAKSGKVKIDQSRFKGLGEMDPRQLRETTMDPASRRLMRVFVDDGDLTRDTFNRLMGKKPLERFRFIQEKAPFAEGSLDI; translated from the coding sequence ATGACCTATAATGCTTCTCATATCGAGGTTCTCGAAGGTTTGGAGGGGGTTCGCCGTCGTCCCGGCATGTATGTCGGGGGGACCGATCTCAAGGCGCTGCACCATCTGGTCGCGGAAATTCTCGACAATGCCACCGATGAGGTGGTGGCGGGACATGCCGACCGGATCGATGTGCTCCTTTCCCGGAGCGGATCGATTGCGGTTCAGGACAATGGCCGGGGTATTCCGGTCGATCCCCATCCACGTTATCCCGACACCTCGGCGTTGGAAATCATCCTGACCCGACTCCATGCCGGCGGGAAGTTTCACAACAAGGCTTATGCGACGTCGGGAGGATTGAACGGTGTCGGCATTTCGGTCGTCAATGCCTTGTCCAGCCATACCGAAGTCACCGTCGAAAGGGATGGCCACTGTTGGCGTCAGACGTTTTCCAAGGGAGTGCCGAGTTCGCCTCTGATCGAGGTCGGCCCGACGAAAAAGCGTGGCACCCGGGTTGAATTTCTTCCGGACGTGGGCATTTTTCCCGATGTGGCGTTCCATGTGGAGCGGATCCTGGAGATGTGTTGCGCCAAGGCTTATTTGAATCGCGGGGTTCGGATTCATCTGACGGTCGAGGAGACGGGGGTGGGGCATGAGTTCCATTATCCCGGTGGCGTCCGGGATTACATGGATCAATGGCTGGCGGAAAAGAGCTTTGTCATCGACAAGAAGTTTTCCGGGAATGTGGATCAACAGGGGGAGGGGACCAATCCGTTGCGTCTGGAATGGGCCATGGCCTGGACCCATGAAGAGAAGGGGAGGATTCTGTCCTATTGCAACACCATTCCGACGCCGGATGGCGGGACGCATGAAGCGGGACTTCGTTCGGCTCTGCTCCGGGGGATTCGTGAGTATGCCGAAACGCGCAACCTGTTGCCCAAGGGGGTTGCCATCATTGCCGATGACATTTTCGATGGTTTGTGGGCGATCGTGTCCCTGTTCATTCATGAACCCGAGTTTTCGGGACAGACCAAGGAGAAACTGGCGGCGGCCTGGGTTGCGCGGCCCGTGGAGAGTGTGATCAAGGATCATCTGGATCATTGGTTGCATGGCGACGTGGAGCAGGCGACCCGTCTGGTGACGGTGATTGCGGATCGGGCCCAGGAGCGGCAGAACCGGCGAAAGGATTTGAACGCCGTCAAGCGCAAGACGGCGACCACCCGTCTGACGCTTCCTGGAAAACTGACCGATTGTTCCGTCGGCGACAGTTCCCAGTCGGAACTGTTCATCGTCGAAGGGGATTCGGCGGGGGGGTCGGCCAAGCAGGCGCGCAATCGTTTCAATCAGGCGGTTTTGCCGCTTCGGGGCAAGATTCTCAACGTCGAGCAGGCCAATCTGGAAAAATTTGAGAAAAACTCCGAAATACAAAGCCTGATCACCGCCATCGGGACCGGATTTGGACAACGATTCGATTTGGGGGGGTTGCGTTATGGTCGAATCGTGATCATGACCGATGCCGATGTCGATGGTGCGCACATTGCGAGTCTTCTGTTGACTTTTTTCTTTCGCTTCATGTTTCCGCTGATCGAGAATGGCCATTTGTACCTGGCGCAACCGCCTCTGTACCGGCTGACCTGCGGCGCCGACTCCTGGTATGCCCTGGATGATGCCGAAAAGGAGGTTGTGATTGCCAGGATCCACAAGAAAAAGGCCAAATCGGGCAAGGTCAAGATTGATCAATCAAGGTTCAAGGGATTGGGCGAGATGGATCCCCGGCAGTTGCGCGAGACAACCATGGATCCTGCATCGCGGCGATTGATGCGGGTGTTCGTTGACGATGGCGATTTGACCCGGGACACCTTCAACCGGCTGATGGGAAAAAAACCGTTGGAACGGTTCAGGTTCATTCAGGAGAAGGCGCCGTTCGCGGAAGGGAGTCTGGATATCTGA